The following proteins are encoded in a genomic region of Lachnospiraceae bacterium KM106-2:
- a CDS encoding chromosome segregation protein SMC-like, whose amino-acid sequence MKELKRLLLIHWYKYDFELIDFDPINFLTGKTAAGKSTIIDALQLLILGDTTGTFFNKAANDKSNRTLKSYLYGENGDNEVGGYYYLRTERFTSYVAAEYEDTVSNRKFVTAFVADCFKDQIFSYKWLVINNSGFPEDNFINKSNSTPYELDKLRPYLMSWLHNKSAFEFCDTNKRYQQVTLGKFGQIKNKYRILFRKAVPFTPISDIEKFITESICDIKNNIDVEQMQNDIRQYRNLQRDAEQIGKRVEYLLDISEVNEKYESEREKEITQRYIIKRAEKEKELIEEKTLKDEIENNINKIEVNIELIQSIEKNLRKLNDEYEELNKEYWTSDIKKKGDMLEDTLKKLNQQKEEIENRIQQMVSKLHHYSEEWLNGLNLVKGTPELDVEQSYIDLFNHMKEFSWDSRGRFNINLCVDGMKKIYNELCQVRTSLKEEWERLDNKLSELEKVISDLKKGIKPFPSNVVRLQEILQQQGIQAQVFANLLEIKDERWRNAIEGYLGSQRFYFIVDEEGYENAIRIYDHVKNIENIHDVGIVDIGKLKREQHKEPMKNSLAEMVTSENKNAVIYANYILGNVIRCDHVEELNQHRIAITDEVMLYKGYVVRSINPNRYSTPYIGQESFKLQLRIKCEEKKEIECRSKEYADYHRKVDTVCNLDIISPYEGEDYANTMSRDTEYEQLKNDIIKLQKEYDELDFTYLDKIKQQLKSMLKNIEEKRKSKSNLESDNSVYEERINNIKTDKLVTVMGNITKLISEINQNFSVEWIAEVGEPRFEKEYQQGRTPESLIAGFYSAIAKTNKAMNEYHKIRIEKRNIYNKEFKMSYEVTREDNEVYDKELNDLQSIKLPEYVEKIEDAKVKAYDQFRDDFIAKLKSNIETVREQIKELNEALKQSVFGTDTYRFEIKPRPEYRRYYDMITDPMLMDTGGWNINSQSFNDKYQQEIKELFDQLIIYETDISAQKRAEYEKNIRKFTDYKTYLLFDLIVKDENGVEQRLSKTLLKKSGGETQIPFYISLLASFSQVCRIHNQKRNNTIRLIILDEAFSKMDGERIKECILLLRKFKLQAIFSAPPEKIADIAPLVDRNIAVFKDGEHSFTKHFDPKELEEVAEDEL is encoded by the coding sequence ATGAAAGAGTTAAAAAGACTATTATTGATCCATTGGTATAAATATGATTTTGAACTGATTGATTTCGATCCGATTAACTTCTTAACGGGAAAGACAGCTGCTGGGAAATCAACTATAATCGATGCACTTCAATTATTAATATTAGGAGATACAACGGGTACCTTCTTTAATAAGGCAGCAAATGATAAGTCAAATAGAACTTTAAAGAGTTATTTATATGGAGAGAATGGCGATAATGAGGTGGGAGGATATTATTATCTTAGAACAGAGCGATTTACAAGTTATGTTGCAGCTGAATATGAGGATACAGTTAGCAATAGAAAGTTTGTAACAGCTTTTGTTGCAGACTGCTTTAAGGATCAAATATTCTCCTATAAGTGGCTGGTAATTAATAATAGTGGATTTCCAGAGGATAATTTTATCAATAAGAGTAATAGTACTCCATATGAACTAGATAAACTACGTCCGTATTTAATGTCATGGTTACATAATAAAAGTGCATTTGAATTTTGTGATACTAATAAAAGGTACCAACAAGTAACACTAGGAAAGTTTGGTCAAATTAAAAATAAGTATCGAATATTGTTTAGAAAAGCGGTTCCATTTACACCAATTTCAGATATAGAAAAATTTATTACAGAGTCTATATGTGACATAAAAAATAATATTGATGTTGAACAGATGCAAAATGATATTAGGCAGTATAGAAATCTGCAACGTGATGCTGAACAGATCGGAAAAAGAGTTGAATATTTGCTTGATATATCAGAAGTTAATGAGAAGTATGAATCTGAAAGAGAAAAAGAAATAACTCAAAGATATATAATAAAGAGGGCCGAGAAAGAAAAAGAATTAATCGAAGAGAAAACATTAAAAGATGAAATTGAAAATAATATAAATAAGATTGAGGTAAACATTGAGTTGATCCAGTCTATTGAAAAGAATCTTAGAAAATTAAATGATGAATATGAAGAATTAAATAAAGAATATTGGACTTCAGATATAAAAAAGAAAGGAGATATGTTAGAAGACACTTTAAAGAAACTAAATCAGCAGAAAGAGGAAATAGAAAATAGAATTCAGCAGATGGTATCTAAGTTACATCACTATTCAGAAGAGTGGCTGAATGGACTGAATTTGGTAAAAGGTACTCCAGAGTTGGATGTTGAGCAATCATATATTGACTTGTTTAATCATATGAAAGAATTTTCTTGGGATTCAAGAGGGAGATTTAATATTAATTTATGCGTTGATGGAATGAAAAAAATATATAACGAGTTATGTCAGGTTAGAACATCATTAAAGGAAGAATGGGAGCGGCTAGATAATAAGTTAAGTGAATTAGAAAAGGTAATATCAGACTTGAAAAAGGGAATAAAGCCATTTCCATCTAATGTAGTACGTTTACAGGAAATCTTACAGCAACAAGGTATACAAGCACAAGTATTTGCAAACTTGTTAGAAATAAAGGATGAGCGTTGGAGAAATGCAATCGAGGGATACTTGGGGAGTCAGCGATTTTATTTTATTGTAGATGAAGAAGGATATGAAAATGCTATTAGGATATATGATCATGTAAAGAACATTGAGAATATTCATGATGTAGGTATTGTCGATATTGGAAAACTAAAAAGAGAGCAGCATAAAGAACCTATGAAAAATTCCTTAGCGGAAATGGTTACATCGGAGAATAAAAATGCAGTTATATATGCGAATTATATATTGGGAAATGTAATTAGGTGTGATCATGTAGAGGAGTTGAATCAGCATCGTATTGCTATTACAGATGAGGTGATGTTATATAAGGGGTATGTAGTTCGAAGCATTAATCCTAATAGATATAGTACACCATATATTGGACAAGAATCTTTTAAATTACAGTTAAGGATAAAGTGTGAAGAGAAGAAAGAAATTGAGTGCAGATCAAAAGAGTATGCAGATTATCATAGAAAAGTAGATACAGTATGTAATTTAGATATAATTAGTCCTTATGAAGGTGAAGATTATGCAAATACTATGTCGAGGGATACTGAGTATGAGCAACTTAAGAATGATATCATTAAGTTACAAAAAGAGTATGATGAACTTGATTTTACATATTTAGATAAAATAAAACAACAGTTAAAAAGCATGTTAAAAAACATAGAGGAAAAAAGGAAGAGTAAGAGTAATCTAGAATCAGACAATAGTGTATATGAAGAGAGGATAAATAATATAAAAACAGATAAGTTAGTTACTGTCATGGGGAACATAACAAAACTTATTAGTGAGATAAATCAGAACTTTTCAGTAGAATGGATTGCCGAAGTAGGGGAACCTCGTTTTGAAAAAGAATATCAACAAGGAAGAACTCCAGAGTCTCTTATAGCAGGATTTTACTCCGCTATTGCAAAGACTAATAAAGCGATGAATGAATATCACAAAATTCGAATTGAAAAAAGAAATATTTATAATAAAGAGTTTAAGATGTCTTATGAAGTCACCAGAGAGGATAATGAAGTATATGATAAGGAATTGAATGATCTACAGTCAATAAAACTTCCTGAATATGTTGAAAAGATTGAAGATGCTAAGGTGAAAGCATATGATCAATTTCGAGATGACTTTATAGCAAAATTAAAATCAAATATTGAGACTGTACGCGAGCAAATAAAAGAACTAAATGAAGCTCTTAAACAAAGTGTCTTTGGAACAGATACATATCGGTTTGAAATAAAACCGAGACCAGAGTATAGAAGATATTATGATATGATTACAGATCCTATGCTAATGGATACAGGAGGATGGAACATTAATTCACAATCCTTTAATGATAAGTATCAGCAAGAAATAAAAGAACTATTTGATCAACTAATTATTTATGAAACTGATATATCAGCTCAGAAACGAGCTGAGTATGAAAAAAATATTAGGAAGTTTACAGACTACAAGACGTATTTACTATTTGATTTAATTGTAAAGGATGAAAATGGAGTTGAACAGAGACTATCAAAAACACTATTAAAGAAGTCAGGGGGAGAAACTCAAATTCCATTCTATATTTCATTATTAGCATCATTTTCTCAAGTCTGTCGTATACACAATCAAAAAAGGAATAATACGATCCGTCTTATAATTTTAGATGAAGCATTTAGTAAGATGGATGGTGAAAGAATCAAGGAGTGCATTCTTTTATTGAGAAAATTTAAATTGCAGGCAATTTTTTCAGCACCTCCAGAGAAAATTGCAGATATTGCACCTTTAGTTGATAGAAATATTGCAGTATTTAAAGATGGTGAACATTCTTTCACAAAGCATTTTGATCCTAAGGAATTAGAGGAGGTAGCAGAGGATGAACTATGA
- a CDS encoding leucyl-tRNA synthetase gives MSEREPIATYNHKTVEKKWHKIWDDEKAFAATNDFTKPKYYALVEFPYPSGKGLHVGHPRPYTALDIVARKRRMQGYNVLYPMGWDAFGLPTENFAIKNKIHPAIVTKNNVERFKNQLHSLGYSFDWDREINTTDPEYYKWTQWIFLKLFKEGLAYKSEMPINWCPSCKVGLANEEVVNGECERCGTPVVHKVKSQWMLKITEYADKLIDDLDLVDYIEKVKVSQKNWIGRSQGAEVDFELKDKEDKLRIYTTRPDTLFGVTYMVVSPEHPIIDKYKDSIKNWDEIQAYREAAAKKSDFERAELAKDKTGVQIDGFTAVNPVNGKEIPVWISDYVLMTYGTGAIMAVPAHDNRDWEFAKKFNMPIIEVVAGGENVQEEAFTNTSTGKLVNSDFLNGLEVKDAKEKMIEFLTEKGIGEKKTNFKLRDWVFSRQRYWGEPIPIVKCDKCGYVPVDEKELPLQLPEVDSYMPTDNGESPLAAMTDWVNTTCPCCGGPAKRETDTMPQWAGSSWYYLRYTDPKNTESLASKEALKYWLPVDWYNGGMEHTTLHLLYSRFWHKFLYDQGVVPTKEPYQKRTSHGMILGNNGEKMSKSRGNVVNPDDIVEEYGADTLRTYEMFIGAFELSASWSEDGVKGCRRFLDRVWKLQEIVTDEAGYSKDLETKMHQTIKKVSSDFESLKYNTAIAALMSLINDFNKKGSITRDEFKTFIQLLNPVAPHMTEELWAHAGFEGRLYQSAWPEYDEAKTVESTVEIAVQINGKTKGTIMIGKDDTKDDVIAKAKEEIADKLTGTIVKEIYVPGRIVNIVQK, from the coding sequence ATGAGTGAAAGAGAACCAATCGCAACTTATAATCACAAAACTGTCGAGAAAAAATGGCACAAAATCTGGGATGATGAAAAAGCATTCGCAGCAACCAATGATTTCACAAAACCAAAATATTATGCATTAGTAGAATTCCCATATCCATCAGGAAAGGGTCTTCACGTAGGTCATCCAAGACCATATACAGCTCTTGATATCGTAGCAAGAAAAAGAAGAATGCAAGGCTACAATGTACTTTATCCAATGGGATGGGATGCATTCGGTCTTCCAACAGAAAACTTTGCGATCAAGAATAAAATTCATCCAGCAATCGTAACAAAGAACAATGTAGAAAGATTTAAAAATCAGTTACATTCTTTAGGTTATTCATTTGACTGGGATCGTGAAATCAATACAACAGATCCAGAATATTACAAATGGACACAATGGATCTTCCTTAAATTATTTAAAGAAGGTCTTGCATACAAATCAGAAATGCCAATCAACTGGTGTCCTTCTTGTAAAGTTGGTTTAGCAAATGAAGAAGTTGTTAACGGCGAATGTGAGCGTTGTGGAACACCTGTTGTTCATAAGGTTAAGAGCCAATGGATGCTTAAGATCACAGAATATGCTGACAAATTAATCGATGATCTTGACTTAGTTGATTACATCGAAAAAGTTAAAGTGTCTCAGAAAAACTGGATCGGCAGAAGCCAAGGTGCTGAAGTTGATTTCGAATTAAAAGACAAAGAAGATAAGTTACGTATTTATACAACAAGACCAGATACTTTATTTGGTGTAACTTACATGGTTGTTTCTCCAGAACATCCAATCATCGATAAATACAAAGATTCTATCAAGAACTGGGATGAGATCCAAGCTTATCGTGAAGCAGCTGCTAAGAAATCTGATTTCGAACGTGCTGAACTTGCGAAAGATAAGACTGGTGTTCAAATCGATGGATTTACAGCAGTTAACCCAGTTAACGGAAAAGAAATTCCAGTATGGATTTCTGATTATGTATTAATGACTTACGGAACTGGTGCTATCATGGCTGTTCCAGCTCATGATAACAGAGACTGGGAATTCGCTAAGAAATTCAATATGCCAATTATCGAAGTAGTTGCTGGTGGCGAAAATGTTCAAGAAGAAGCATTTACAAACACTTCAACTGGTAAATTAGTAAACTCTGATTTCTTAAACGGCTTAGAAGTAAAAGACGCAAAAGAAAAAATGATCGAATTCCTTACTGAAAAAGGAATCGGTGAGAAGAAGACAAACTTCAAATTAAGAGACTGGGTATTCTCAAGACAACGTTACTGGGGCGAACCTATTCCAATCGTAAAATGCGATAAATGTGGTTATGTTCCTGTTGATGAGAAAGAACTTCCATTACAGTTACCAGAAGTAGATAGCTATATGCCAACAGACAATGGGGAATCTCCACTTGCAGCAATGACTGACTGGGTAAATACAACTTGTCCATGTTGTGGCGGACCTGCTAAGAGAGAAACAGATACAATGCCTCAATGGGCTGGTTCTTCATGGTATTACTTAAGATATACAGATCCTAAGAATACAGAAAGCTTAGCAAGCAAAGAAGCATTAAAATACTGGTTACCAGTTGACTGGTACAATGGTGGTATGGAGCATACAACACTTCATTTACTTTACTCTCGTTTCTGGCATAAATTCTTATACGATCAAGGAGTAGTACCTACAAAAGAACCATATCAAAAGAGAACTTCTCATGGTATGATCTTAGGTAACAACGGTGAAAAGATGTCTAAATCTCGTGGAAACGTTGTAAATCCAGATGATATCGTAGAAGAATACGGTGCAGATACACTTCGTACGTACGAAATGTTCATCGGTGCATTCGAACTTAGCGCATCTTGGTCAGAAGATGGCGTAAAAGGATGTCGTCGTTTCTTAGATCGTGTATGGAAACTTCAAGAAATCGTAACAGATGAGGCTGGATATTCCAAAGACTTAGAAACTAAGATGCATCAGACAATCAAGAAAGTAAGCTCTGATTTCGAAAGCTTAAAATACAATACAGCAATCGCTGCTTTAATGTCATTGATCAATGACTTCAACAAGAAGGGCAGCATCACAAGAGATGAATTCAAGACATTCATCCAATTATTAAATCCAGTAGCACCTCATATGACAGAAGAATTATGGGCACATGCAGGATTTGAAGGTAGATTATATCAATCAGCTTGGCCAGAATATGACGAAGCTAAGACAGTAGAATCTACAGTAGAGATCGCTGTTCAGATCAACGGTAAAACAAAAGGAACGATCATGATCGGTAAAGACGATACAAAAGATGATGTTATCGCAAAAGCAAAAGAAGAAATTGCTGATAAGTTAACTGGTACTATCGTAAAAGAAATCTATGTACCTGGTCGTATCGTAAATATCGTTCAAAAATAA
- a CDS encoding ABC transporter, ATP-binding protein, translating into MEQSIMIEDVSFGYKKDMVLSHINLELKGNCLACMIGNNGVGKTTLFKLIAGDMIPVEGKILVDGVSPEASVEIKRNIILSDADTKFPRNLKLSEIMSYFQESYENFDETFARKLFELFHINEKKAFKEHSLGFQSIVKFIFALSARAPITLLDEPVIGMDLGARRKAYKILLREYIEHPRMIIVSSHMLNEMEEIVDYLILIQDQKIKTACEVDKLSNLMFRIDGDASQLKEIATGQKIIRSTYSNLVNYIIVQTEDESFLNKVAQTGLSVSRLSLSDICMYQLNDYEEEGMDALWEE; encoded by the coding sequence ATGGAACAGTCGATTATGATTGAAGATGTATCCTTTGGCTATAAGAAAGATATGGTCTTATCTCATATTAATTTGGAGCTGAAGGGCAATTGTCTTGCTTGTATGATCGGAAATAATGGTGTTGGTAAGACTACATTATTTAAGCTGATTGCAGGCGATATGATTCCAGTTGAAGGAAAAATTTTAGTGGATGGAGTAAGTCCAGAGGCTTCTGTAGAAATTAAACGAAATATAATTCTAAGTGATGCAGATACGAAGTTCCCAAGAAATCTAAAGTTAAGTGAGATTATGAGCTATTTTCAGGAATCTTATGAAAACTTTGATGAGACATTTGCAAGAAAGCTATTTGAATTATTTCATATTAATGAGAAAAAGGCATTTAAAGAGCATTCATTAGGTTTTCAAAGTATTGTAAAATTTATATTTGCACTTTCTGCAAGAGCACCAATTACGTTATTAGATGAACCAGTCATCGGAATGGATTTAGGTGCTAGAAGGAAAGCCTATAAGATTTTGTTAAGAGAATATATCGAGCATCCAAGGATGATCATTGTAAGTTCTCATATGTTAAATGAGATGGAAGAGATCGTAGATTATCTAATTCTGATACAAGATCAGAAAATTAAGACGGCATGTGAAGTTGACAAACTATCCAATCTGATGTTTCGAATTGATGGAGATGCCAGCCAACTCAAAGAAATTGCTACTGGACAAAAGATTATTCGCAGTACATATTCTAATTTGGTTAATTATATTATCGTCCAGACCGAGGATGAATCCTTCCTTAATAAGGTCGCACAAACAGGTCTATCAGTATCAAGACTCTCGTTATCTGATATCTGTATGTATCAGTTGAATGATTATGAAGAGGAGGGGATGGATGCTTTATGGGAAGAATAG
- a CDS encoding transcriptional regulator, GntR family, with translation MRLDQESIKPIYVQIAEAIEDDIISGKLEEGSACYSQLVIARELGVNPATAGKGINHLVMNGILLKQRGQAMTIVEGAKKMIVERKKKEELGDVIHQLVDITKKLGLKKEEVMTMLTEAYKEG, from the coding sequence TTGAGACTAGATCAAGAAAGTATTAAACCCATTTACGTGCAGATTGCTGAAGCAATTGAGGATGATATCATATCCGGTAAGCTGGAAGAAGGAAGCGCATGTTATTCACAGCTTGTGATCGCAAGAGAGCTAGGAGTCAATCCAGCCACCGCAGGAAAAGGAATTAACCATTTAGTGATGAATGGAATTTTATTAAAACAAAGAGGTCAGGCTATGACCATTGTCGAGGGGGCAAAGAAAATGATCGTAGAAAGAAAGAAGAAAGAAGAATTAGGCGATGTAATTCATCAGTTAGTGGATATTACAAAGAAGCTTGGTTTGAAAAAGGAAGAAGTTATGACTATGTTAACAGAGGCATATAAGGAGGGGTAA
- a CDS encoding cell envelope-related transcriptional attenuator has product MRKLKFKKRYIAYGLVLVIAILAGAAYFIANDTLDRINYEKAEDVKFAKTDLTDKELKEQQAKATTVPEVHLDKDVINILLIGEESIESDQGRSDSMMIATINTKQKTLKLTSLMRDIYVEIPGYRNNKLNAAFNNGGGVLLTSTIEQNFQIKLDGYVRVNFQGFEKIIDKLGGVSIDLASWEAKYLNTTNYISKKKYRNVKEGTNTLNGNQALGYCRVRYKQTLNGEKDDFGRTNRQRTVLTALFNKYKQESVLDMIDTANELMPYITTNISKTDIINYLTAAATLGTTELETFRIPVDHSYANKKLLCGSSSASVLSIDFATNQNELHKFIYGTDVDGNEATIAPSATPTVSPSATPSTNN; this is encoded by the coding sequence ATGAGAAAATTGAAATTTAAGAAGCGCTATATTGCATATGGGCTTGTATTAGTCATTGCGATTCTTGCTGGCGCAGCCTATTTTATAGCAAATGATACATTAGACCGAATTAATTATGAAAAAGCGGAAGATGTCAAATTTGCAAAAACTGATCTAACTGATAAAGAATTAAAAGAACAACAGGCAAAAGCAACTACAGTTCCTGAAGTTCACCTTGATAAAGACGTTATAAATATACTTTTAATTGGTGAAGAATCCATTGAATCTGATCAAGGCCGTTCCGATTCTATGATGATCGCAACAATCAATACAAAGCAAAAAACCTTAAAGTTAACCTCTCTTATGCGTGATATCTATGTTGAGATCCCGGGCTACCGTAACAATAAATTAAATGCAGCATTCAATAACGGTGGCGGAGTATTACTAACTAGTACGATTGAACAGAACTTCCAGATCAAATTAGATGGTTATGTTCGCGTTAACTTCCAAGGTTTTGAAAAGATTATCGATAAACTTGGTGGTGTATCCATTGATTTAGCCTCTTGGGAAGCTAAATATCTAAATACAACAAACTATATTTCCAAGAAAAAATATCGTAATGTTAAAGAAGGTACCAATACATTAAATGGTAATCAGGCACTTGGCTATTGCCGTGTTCGCTATAAACAAACACTAAATGGTGAAAAAGATGATTTCGGTCGTACGAATCGTCAACGTACCGTATTAACAGCTCTCTTTAATAAATACAAACAAGAATCTGTTTTAGATATGATAGATACGGCAAACGAATTAATGCCTTATATTACAACTAATATCTCAAAAACAGATATCATTAATTATCTAACTGCCGCTGCCACACTTGGTACAACAGAACTTGAGACTTTCCGAATCCCTGTGGATCATTCTTATGCCAATAAAAAACTTTTATGCGGTTCTTCCTCTGCAAGCGTCTTATCCATTGACTTTGCAACAAATCAGAATGAACTTCATAAATTTATTTATGGAACAGATGTTGATGGTAATGAAGCAACGATAGCACCTAGTGCTACTCCAACTGTAAGTCCAAGTGCTACTCCAAGCACTAACAATTAA
- a CDS encoding polypeptide composition of the spore coat protein CotJC, protein MWNYEKRLQFPVNIKNTCPKTAQYIISQYGGPDGELSASMRYLSQRYSMPDREVGGLLTDIGTEELAHMEMICAIVYQLTKNLTVEQAKTAGFDAYYIDHTAALWPQAASSVPFTSLEFQSKGDAIADLIEDLAAEQKARVVYDNILRVVKDPDVIAPIKFLRAREVVHFQRFGEALERTKSKLDEKNFYYFNAEFDKQFMKGNQL, encoded by the coding sequence ATGTGGAATTATGAGAAGAGACTTCAGTTTCCGGTAAATATCAAGAATACCTGTCCAAAGACAGCACAGTATATCATTTCTCAATATGGTGGTCCAGATGGTGAGCTATCTGCATCGATGCGTTATTTATCACAACGATATTCTATGCCGGATCGAGAGGTCGGTGGCCTGTTGACAGACATTGGTACAGAGGAATTAGCCCATATGGAAATGATTTGTGCTATTGTGTATCAATTGACCAAAAATCTTACAGTAGAGCAAGCAAAGACAGCTGGATTCGATGCTTATTATATTGATCATACAGCTGCCCTTTGGCCACAGGCAGCATCCAGTGTACCATTTACTTCCTTGGAATTTCAATCAAAAGGTGATGCGATCGCCGATCTAATAGAAGATTTAGCAGCAGAGCAGAAAGCAAGAGTAGTATATGATAACATCCTTCGAGTTGTGAAAGATCCAGATGTCATAGCACCAATTAAGTTTTTGCGAGCCAGAGAAGTAGTTCATTTTCAACGATTCGGAGAAGCATTAGAGAGAACAAAATCAAAATTAGATGAAAAGAACTTTTATTACTTTAATGCGGAATTTGATAAACAGTTTATGAAAGGAAATCAGTTATGA
- a CDS encoding polypeptide composition of the spore coat protein CotJB, with protein MSERQSLMKEINEASFAIVDATLYLDTHPTDEAALQFFDEAMNKRKAAMQQYESKFEPLIIDCVNQQPASDQADTKYPGMKHWRWADGPAPWEGVC; from the coding sequence ATGTCAGAACGTCAAAGTTTGATGAAGGAAATCAATGAAGCAAGTTTTGCAATCGTAGATGCAACCTTATATTTAGATACGCATCCAACGGATGAAGCGGCACTACAGTTTTTTGATGAAGCGATGAATAAGAGAAAAGCAGCTATGCAGCAATATGAAAGTAAATTTGAGCCATTGATCATCGATTGTGTAAATCAACAACCCGCCTCAGATCAGGCAGATACCAAGTATCCAGGCATGAAGCACTGGAGATGGGCTGATGGTCCAGCTCCATGGGAAGGAGTATGTTAG
- a CDS encoding 6-phospho-beta-glucosidase, giving the protein MSKSYFPENFLWGGAVAANQCEGAYLEDGKGLSVQDVLPHGIHKPRTAVPTDDNMKLMGIDFYHHYKEDIKLFAEMGFKVFRTSIAWSRIFPKGDETTPNEKGLQFYDDLFDECKKYGIEPLVTISHYETPLYLAETYNGWANRKLIGFYENYCRTIFTRYKDKVKYWLTFNEINSLIHCPFMSGGITTPKEELSLSDLYTACHNEFVASAAAVKLGHEINPEFKIGCMILGITSYPLTPNPDDVIATMIKDRETLFFADVHARGKYPNYMKQFFKENGIEIRMEPGDEEILKNTVDFISFSYYSSNCQAADPNAGEMTGGNLARGFKNPYVKASEWGWPIDAKGLRYTLNKFYDRYQLPLFIVENGLGAVDELVEDENGNLTVKDDYRIKYLNDHLVQVELALRDGVELMGYTSWGCIDLVSASTAELKKRYGYIYVDRHDDGSGSLKRYKKKSFYWYKDVIGSNGASLDRD; this is encoded by the coding sequence ATGAGTAAAAGTTATTTTCCGGAGAATTTCTTATGGGGTGGCGCAGTAGCAGCCAATCAGTGTGAAGGTGCATATTTAGAAGATGGAAAGGGACTCTCTGTTCAAGATGTATTGCCTCATGGCATTCATAAACCAAGAACAGCAGTACCAACAGATGATAACATGAAATTGATGGGGATCGATTTTTATCATCATTATAAAGAAGATATCAAATTATTTGCTGAGATGGGCTTTAAAGTATTCCGAACTTCAATTGCTTGGTCTAGAATTTTTCCAAAGGGAGATGAGACGACTCCAAATGAGAAAGGATTACAATTCTATGATGACTTATTTGATGAGTGTAAAAAGTATGGAATTGAACCATTAGTAACGATCTCTCATTACGAGACTCCTCTTTATCTTGCGGAAACTTACAATGGATGGGCTAACCGTAAATTGATCGGTTTCTATGAAAACTACTGTAGAACCATCTTTACAAGATACAAAGATAAGGTAAAATACTGGCTGACATTTAATGAGATCAACTCTTTGATCCACTGTCCATTTATGAGCGGCGGTATCACAACTCCAAAAGAAGAGCTATCTTTGAGTGATCTCTACACTGCCTGCCATAATGAATTTGTGGCAAGTGCAGCAGCTGTAAAGCTAGGTCATGAAATTAATCCAGAATTTAAGATCGGATGTATGATCCTTGGAATCACTTCATATCCGTTAACTCCAAATCCGGACGATGTGATCGCAACGATGATCAAAGATCGTGAGACGTTATTCTTTGCGGATGTTCATGCAAGAGGAAAATATCCTAACTACATGAAACAGTTCTTCAAGGAAAATGGAATTGAGATCCGTATGGAGCCAGGAGATGAGGAAATCTTGAAGAATACGGTAGATTTCATTTCCTTTAGCTATTATTCCAGCAACTGTCAGGCAGCAGATCCGAATGCTGGCGAGATGACAGGAGGTAACTTGGCGAGAGGATTTAAGAATCCTTATGTAAAGGCATCCGAATGGGGATGGCCGATTGATGCAAAAGGACTTCGTTATACGTTAAATAAATTTTATGATCGTTATCAATTACCATTATTTATTGTTGAAAATGGTCTTGGTGCAGTCGATGAATTAGTTGAAGATGAAAACGGTAACTTAACGGTAAAAGATGATTATCGAATCAAATATCTTAATGATCATTTAGTTCAAGTAGAACTTGCTTTACGAGATGGTGTAGAATTAATGGGTTATACATCATGGGGATGTATTGATTTAGTAAGTGCATCAACAGCAGAGTTGAAGAAACGTTATGGTTATATCTATGTAGACCGTCACGATGATGGAAGTGGAAGCTTAAAACGTTATAAGAAAAAATCATTCTATTGGTATAAAGATGTGATCGGAAGTAACGGAGCATCATTAGATCGAGATTAG